From Rhineura floridana isolate rRhiFlo1 chromosome 12, rRhiFlo1.hap2, whole genome shotgun sequence:
GGAAGATGGACTCCTTGGCCAGCTCCCATTAGGACTCTGTGCTCTTGGCGGTCACGCCTATGCTAGCACAATTCCACTGTGGTGCTATGTACTGTACCTGAGTGGCCTGCACTGTCCCCATGCCCAACACACATCCATCTACACAGAATAGTTGAGCTCAGGTTGGGGAATTACCAAAAGCTTCCATGAGCTAGCATCTAGCTAATCACTTGGCTTTATCCTTTCTGTCAAGGCGGCAGTGGCAGCTACTCCTTCTCCATCTCAGCTGGCAGCCCCTCTGTCAGCCAAGGCTCCTGCACATAAAGGGAGGATAGTAGTCAGTCCTCTGGCAAAGAAACTGGCAGCAGAGAGAGGAATTGATCTTTCACAGGTGAAAGGTGAGTGACCTTCCCCAGCATGCTTTTGCAATCATACTTTCTGGTTCACTTGGTTAGCTCTTGCTTGAAATGCTTTCCCTCTTCTGTGTCTCCACCAGGCACAGGACCAGACGGACGGATAACAAAGAAAGATATTGAGTCATTTGTGCCATCAAAGGTTGCCCCGGTGAGTAGCACACAGATAATGCAACATCCTGTTACTTCTGCCTTGGTTGCATCAAAGTTATATACCCATTTGACAAACCTTTACTGAGGACTGTTTCCAATACATTATCTGAGCCAGGGCTTAATATCAGAACCTGACATAAGTGCCCTTGTTTCAGCCCTGGGATGTGTGAGACAATGCCTTGGAGTACATTCTAGGTGTCTGTGCATGGATACACCCACAAGTATCTTCCCCACCACTGCTCCAGGGCTTTTTACACTGCCTTTTGGTCTTCCCTTTGTGTTGGAGCTCTGATTTCCAAAGCTCCCTTGCCTTTCTGATTCTTCTCCGCCAACTGCACCAAGCCCcttttgatgaaaatgttgattTCATAAACACAAATGGGCTGCAAATTAGTCTGATGGAACAAGCATAAGGATTTGAAGCTGGGTTCTGTAGACGGGAGAAAATAAGGGAATGGGAAGGTAGCAGGGGTCAAAGCTCTTACCTTTTATATGTGCAATAACGGCAACACCTTAAAACTCATCAGTTGGAAAAAATGAGCCCTTCCTCCCATCTGCCCAACAATCCTTCGGTTCCATTCTTCACAATCATTGTAACAGAAAAGTTTCTCTGCATGCAGCCCCAGGCAGTAGAAGCAGCTCCCCTGGCTGCgcctgcagcagcagctgccgccACCCTTCCCACAGGTGTCTTCACAGATGTTCCAATCAGCAATATTCGCAAGGTAAGCCATCGCCAGTCCTCCTTTAGAGAGAGTGTTAATAGCCCATGTCTCTTGTTGAGCATAATTAAAACATAGGGGCTTGGGTGAAGGCTGGTCCTAAGTGGTTCCTGATGTCAAGTGTTGGCAGCGGTTCACGAAACACGAGTTTTAGCACATATGGTTTCCAAATGCCAGCATGCCACGGGTGGTATATTGGTATATATGTGTTTTAGAGTAACATAAGGAATGAAAAAAGTGAACCCTACCCTGAGAAGCTTATCACAGGGTTGTATCCACTGTACTGCTAAGTGTCCTGTCAGtgtaaggatttctgcttgtgcaatgggactttcttcccacatacactctgctccctccccaaatctgctgggGAATCcctagagcagatttttttttggggggggggagggagagtcccattgcgcaagcagaaattCTTGTGCTGACAGGGCACTTACTTGGCCCTAAATTGGGTTCAACCCACAATTTtgatgggggaaggaaggagagaatgGGGGAAGGTGAGGTAATATGGGCTCAATGGGAGCAAAAGCATATACTTGGTCTTTGTTCCAGTTGTGGGTGAGGACAAGGGGATTAAGGCCAAAGgtttcacaggaaaggtgggcttTGAGGAGGGAGttggaggaagagaaagaagtcACTCTTGACTGATAGTCAGGAGGGGATGGCTTTGTgtggtgcattaaaaaaaatcccaccaaGCATAGGCCGCCCAGTTTCGGTGTGGCCTTAACCCTCAGCGGCATCTGTTGTGTCTGAATGCCTTCTCCTACTGGCTTTGCCTGCAGGTGATTGCCCAGCGTCTGATGCAGTCTAAACAAACAATACCTCACTACTATCTCTCTGTTGATGTAGACATGGGAGAAATATTGGTGCTAAGAAAGGAACTCAACCAGGTAACTTGCTGCGTGGGGGTTTGTGATGTGGCAGACTGGTGGCTGCTTTCTCATAATTTGATGTTTCCTGGAGTTTTCCTTTTGTAGTAAAGTAGAAGTTTTAACGTAATATGGACCCTGCCTGCCATCCATAGGCATTCCCGCAGTGTAGAAGTTCACATCCATCCCTCTAGTTTCCCATAGGTGTGCATTCCCAATGAAGATCGCAGAATATGTAACGTGAGATTGAAGGCTATAAGGGAAAGATGACTAATTTGGCGGTAGTTCTGTCGAAGGGTATCTCCCCTGAGAGATACAACATAATTAGGACAGAAGCAGTGGGACGTTGCAGTGTCCTGGAATTAAATCCTGTTACTGAATTGGAATGAACACCATACATTCTAGAAATGTGGCTTATGAGAAGTGCAGCGTACACAAAGTGCAATTCAGTTTGAAAACTGAAGGTGGGGAGACCATTTGAACTGAGTTATGTGGCTTTCCTGACATGGCTGTATTAGACACTTGGCCTGTTCTTGCTTGTGTGCTGGTTTCTGTGCATTTTAGTTAATGTAATAAGGTGGCTTCTTCTGTGATAGCTGACCTTGGGTAGCAATTTCTGACATTCATTGTCATTATGTGGGAAACACTGATATGAGAATCGGTCCTTTTTCAGTCTGACTCTGGCAGATGAGCAGTTTTGCAAgcatttccattttctgttttGTCTTTGCAGGAGATGCCACAGGACACTAAACTttcagtcaatgacttcattaTTAAGGCTTCAGCGCTGGCTTGTGCAAAGGTGCCTGAAGCAAATTCCTCTTGGTTGGACACAGTCATTAGACAGTAAGTAAATGGTCTTAAGTTAGCCAATAAACTTATTCATAACCATGCTGAAGTTTCTGGCCAAAATGGAATGTAGAGGCTGCTGTTTTGACACCATTTTGTGCAATTAGATTGAGGTTGGCTTATTGTAGAAGGCAGCAACAATTAGATTGTGAAAAATGCCTTCCAATTTCTTGTCAGTTCTGAATTTCTTTTCAATCTTGCTAGGTTCATATAGACACTCGCCCTTTTTTATGTCTTCCAGGAATCACGTAGTCGATGTAAGTGTTGCAGTCAGTACTCCAGCAGGGCTTATAACTCCAATAGTATTCAATGCGCACATAAAGGGATTAGCTTCCATTAACAAAGATGTTGTAACGTTAGCAACCAAAGCTCGCGAAGGCAAGTTACAGCCGCATGAATTTCAGGTGAGAAACATGGAGCAGGAGGGATTTCTAAAGTTGCGACTGAACTCTGGTTTTTTGAAGAGATGGGAAAAATGTTTTGTAGTGGTGATGGTAGTTTGGCAAACTGATCCTTTTCTGTTCTACAGCTGACAACACATCATGCACGATGATTTGTCAAACAGCATTAATGTATTCGTTTCCTTACAGGGAGGAACTTTTACAGTCTCAAATTTAGGAATGTATGGCATTAAGAATTTCTCTGCGATAATCAATCCACCACAGGCTTGTATTTTGGCAGTTGGTGCCTCTGAGAAAAGGCTGATTCCAGCAGATAATGAAAAGgggtaagtttttttttttaagtacctaCCTGAAAGAGGTAACGCGCAAGGGAATGTCTGTGGCCTGCTTTACATGCCATGTTAATGCATGCAAGCACTTTGTTCCTCCCATGCTCCTGGCTGTGCCATGTGGTGAGGGAAACAAGCCAGGGTAATATTGCCTAGTGTGACATATGAATCCAGGGTCATAGTTTATTTCTCTCCAAACCAAAGTATGAGCGGAAGCCAAGTCTTGTCCTTGGCTTACTTCTTGTGGCTTGGGGAACCCAAACACAAGCCCAGGTTCACAAGACTCTGGCTTGTTTTCTCCACTGAGATGCAGTCAGGAGCCATAGGGGGAGCAAAGTGCTTCTTTCTGTTAAAacatagtttattttaaactatggCTTAACATTCTGTGTAAAGTGGGCCAATATAGTCCTGAAGCCAGGAATAATCCAAATTTTGTTAAGAAAAAAATACTAAAAGTGGCCTCCTGACAATGACAGTATTCATGCTAATTATTAAGCCAGGATATGCACAATCTGTATGCCCACCCCACAGCCCCTCTGATGCCACTTTGCCCCTCCCTGGCTTCTGAATCTTGGTTTGTTACattccatttttttaacaaaaataccAAACACATTTCTTCTTCCATTGATTAGTTTGCAGAGGGTGTTGAGcatttgaaatgttttttttcctccccaggTTTGACGTGGCCAGCATGATGTCTGTTACGCTTAGCTGTGACCACCGCGTTGTGGACGGAGCAGTTGGTGCCCAGTGGCTTGCTGAGTTCAAGAGGTTTCTTGAGAAGCCAGCCACCATGCTGCTATAATCCTTCGAGGCCACCAGGACTTTCTTAGGTCACATCACTTCATTCTAAAGAAGCTATTTATATATCTAGTGTTTAGACTTTTAAACAAATGTtcctttctttatttttttaaaaatatatctaaatatatatatatggttgcTGGTGATTTTTATTACCAGTTGTACAGATTAAAATGGTTTGCAAGGGCTTTCTGGAGCCAAGTTCAGCTATACTGTATTTTATACAGTGAATTAATTTGCAAACTTTTCCCCTCCTAAATAGTCCAAAGTGTTTTAAATCATGTGGAGGAGCTCATGCTTCTGACCAAGAGATCACAGACCCACCCAGCAACCTGAAGACTCCTCTGTTCCCAAAAATGGGAGCCAGATTATAAAagcaaagaaagcaaaaactggaGTTGAAATATCTGGTGGCTGAAATCTCCTAACCAGCAAAGAAAGTGAGCCTGCTTGTGTGTTGTTCTCCCATCCTTTTAGATTAGCAGGCTGTCCAGAGGCATGGAAGAGAATAAGCTTCCTAATGGTTCACATTCCAGCTGATTGCTGGAATTCAGCAGTTAACACAGATTTTATAGCCACAGGAACTCTTTCAGAGCACTTTAATGCAAAAACTCCAATCAGATTATCCAAATTGTatggcaacatttttttaaaaaataaggctaATATGTTTCTGCCAGTGAATTTTCCtaacttctttttctttttttgcattgaAACTTTCATTTTAAGAGACTGCTTCCCCTTTAGTTTAGTGAATGCTGCTTCATGTGAATGAAGCAGAAGTCATTGTTCAGGGAATCAAAGAAAGTCAGTAGGAGCTAGAATACATGAAACAGTGTGGTCTCAACATCTGGATTCCGGTGTTTGggtccccttccccttcccagaGTTTGACTTAGGAAGCTCTGAGAGGTGTTGAGGGTAGGTGCAATCCAAATGGGACTTCTCctgtcattgaaatgaatgtgagATCACAGTCTTCCTTCATAGAAGCAGGAAAATTGTACAGAAAAGATGACCCTAGTAGTGGCTTGTGATCACTGGCTGTAATCCAGAGTAAATGGGTTGTGCCTAAGTTCCATTGAAGTCCATTAGATGCAACTACTTTTCTCTGGATCAGGGTCAGTTCTATAACAACTTTGTCTTTCACCTATCCCAGCCTTGGGGTAGTGGTGGAATTTATTTGGTCATGTAAATAGTGTACAAAAATTAaattgcttgaaattgttttcttttgaaattgtgCCCATTTGCATTGATGATTGTGTCTGTAGTGGGAAGAATACACTAATGGAAAACTCCCATATTTGCTTCCCAAAGGAATGTTAATTTACAAAGGAGGATCATGTAATAGCTCCATGGTGTGACCAGGAGAGCCAAGCAGACAGTTAATAAATATGCCCCAAATTATTCTGTACCATATGCATTGTGTTAAGTATTGTAAAGTTGTGCTACCAAATCCACTAAAGATGATATTCAAGAAGATTATACTGTGGAGATTAAATATTTTTCTGAGACCTATCTAATGTTCTGTTGATTTGGTTGCAGTTTTGCCTAAGAAGTTTTGGTAAGAAGCAAGTTGCACTTAAAATGTCCTAACTTGGTTCCAGACTGGCTAGTTAAGCCAGCTATGTTCCATTAAATGTTTGAAATTTATTAGATGGCTTCTCCTTGTCCCTGGTGCTTCATTCTTTGCTGTGGGTATGTGTGGAGCTGATCTTACTGCTCAGATAGATTGTTGAAGCTGCTCAACTATCTGAATCAATGAAACATGATTCTTAATGTGGCCTGTTAAGGGAATGGGGAGAGATTTGTCCCGTGAGTTATGAATAGCTTGCGCTACTAACTCCATAGCTGCTTTAAATATTCTTCAGTTATTTTTAGAATCCAAATTAACTAAAGCCTTGaaatgtttgtttctttgttgtaATACAGAACATGAGTGACCTTTTTGCTATACTGACTAGTTTTATCAACAGAGAATGGCTAGTTTCTCATTTTACTTGGCTGTTACAGCAGTGTATTTTCTGCTACTGTTGTAACTGAGGAACAGTATGGACAACCTTTGAGCCAGAAAATCCTACTTCAGTTCCAACGAGCAAGTTAGCTTTTTCGATTCAAAAGATCAGGAGCAACTGGTAAGTCCATTTGCCCAGTGTTCTAAATATGCTCCCATCAACCACCTGTGTATCATCTTTAAGTAGTGCCAAGGAGAAGCATGtgtttggctgctttcacacatgagaCTAATAGTGCTAGAGTAACGGATTAACAAGGTAgtacttctgtcccgatttctaaaatccctttcacactgcagtacctctt
This genomic window contains:
- the DLAT gene encoding dihydrolipoyllysine-residue acetyltransferase component of pyruvate dehydrogenase complex, mitochondrial, whose product is MWRVLARRAAQQCAAPRTVRLLRPPGAEVPRRSRTWRALGIGGGLASWGAHGGKTPPLLLLRGGPAAPQPARHWCTFPSHQKVPLPALSPTMQMGTIARWEKKEGDKINEGDLIAEVETDKATVGFESIEECYLAKILVPEGTRDVPIGAVICITVDKPELIDAFKNYTSDSSATAPPASVPPPPPPPPPAAASPTPAAQPSAQAPGSSYPPHMQILLPALSPTMTMGTVQRWEKKLGEKLSEGDLLAEIETDKATIGFEVQEEGYLAKILVAEGTRDVPLGTPLCIIVEKESDIPAFADYRGSGVADVKPPMPPLPPLPPSPAAVAATPSPSQLAAPLSAKAPAHKGRIVVSPLAKKLAAERGIDLSQVKGTGPDGRITKKDIESFVPSKVAPPQAVEAAPLAAPAAAAAATLPTGVFTDVPISNIRKVIAQRLMQSKQTIPHYYLSVDVDMGEILVLRKELNQEMPQDTKLSVNDFIIKASALACAKVPEANSSWLDTVIRQNHVVDVSVAVSTPAGLITPIVFNAHIKGLASINKDVVTLATKAREGKLQPHEFQGGTFTVSNLGMYGIKNFSAIINPPQACILAVGASEKRLIPADNEKGFDVASMMSVTLSCDHRVVDGAVGAQWLAEFKRFLEKPATMLL